The Vibrio aerogenes nucleotide sequence CATACGGACAACGCGGGCTCAGCAGGCAACCTTGTGGCCGGTCATACTGACCGGGAACCACGCCGGGTAAGGCATCCAGCCGGGCTTTTCCTGAAGCAGACTCGGGCAGCGATGCCAGCAAAGCCTGTGTATACGGATGTTTCGGAGCAGCAAAGACCTCAGCAGCCGGGCCGGATTCCACAATCTGACCGGCATACATAACAATCACCCGGTGAGCGACTTCTGCCACCAGCGCCAGATCATGGGTGATCAGCACCAGTCCCATCTGCTTTTCCCGCTGTAATTCCACCAGCAGATCGATAATCTGCGCCTGAATCGTCACATCCAGCGCTGTGGTTGGCTCATCGGCAATCAGCAAGCGCGGATTGCAGGCAATCGCCATCGCGATCATCACCCGTTGGCTCATCCCGCCAGATAACTGATGCGGATAAGCCTTCAAACGGGATTCCGGTGCCGGAATGCCCACCAGTGTCAGCAACTCAACCGCCCGCTCACGCAAAGCTTTTTTACTGCCGCCCTGATGTGTTTTCAGTGCTTCCATGATCTGATAGCCGACCGTAAAGCAAGGGTTCAGGCTGGTCATCGGGTCCTGGAAAATCATCGCAATGTCATCGCCGGTCAATTGACGACGACGCTTCTCGGGCATCGATAACAGATCCTGACCATCAAAAGTCAGCTGCTCTGCCAAGACTTTGCCCGGATAATCAATCAATCCCATGACCGATAAAGAGCTGACACTTTTACCTGAGCCGGATTCACCGACAATCCCCAGCACTTCGCCTTCTTCAACCTGATAACTGATATTGTCAACCGCCCGGAAATGCCCGAACGAGACGGAAAGGTTTTCTAATTTCAATAATGCCATGATGCCTCCCTACTGCTTCAACTTAGGATCAAGTGCATCACGCAAACCATCACCCATCAGGTTAAATGCCAGAACCGTGATTAAAATCATCAGTCCCGGGAAGGTCACGACCCACCACGCACGTTGGACAAACTGAAGTGCATCCGCCAGCATGCTGCCCCATTCCGGTGTTGGCGGCTGTGCGCCTAACCCGAGAAAGCCCAGCGCAGCCATATCCAGAATCGCAGAAGAGAAACCCAGTGTGGCCTGAACAATCAGTGGTGCCAGACAGTTCGGCAAAATACAAACGAACATTAAGCGCATTGCACTGGCACCCAGCACCCGTGAAGATGTCACATAATCCCGCGACATTTCAGCCAGCGTTGCAGCCCTTGTCAGACGGACATAATGCGGCAGGGAAACCACCGAAATAGCCAGCGCGGCATTGACAATACTCGGACCGAGCACCGCAACAATCGCAATCGCCAGCAACAAACTTGGCATTGCCAGCATGATATCGACGATCCGCATAATCGCGGTATCAACTATCCCTTTGAAGTAACCGGCGACTAATCCCATCAAAATACCGATCATCAAAGATGCGGTGACTGCGACAACACCGACAGAAATCGACAGCCGGGTGCCATGAATCAAGCGGGATAAAATATCCCGGCCCACATCATCGGTGCCTAAAACATAAGACCAGTTGCCACCATCGAGCCATGCGGGTGGCAGCAATAAAGCGTCACGCATCTGTGCTGACGGGGAATGTGGTGCCACCACATCAGCAAAAATAGCCAGCAGACAAATGAAGACAATAAAACAGAACCCGGCCAAAGCGCCGCGGTTACTGCTGAAATAGAACCAGAACTCCTGCAATGGCGTTTTTGGTGCCGGTGCAGAGCCGTTCACCTGAGTTGAATCAGTACTCATCACCTTCTCCTTAACGACTATGCCGGATACGTGGATTCACAATGCCGTAGGCAATGTCCACCAGCAAATTCACAATAATGATCATGGTCGCCACAATCAAAATGCCGCCCTGAACCACCGGATAATCCCGGCGGCTAATCGACTCAATCAGCCATTTACCAATGCCCGGCCAGGCAAAAACGGTCTCCGTCAAAATCGCGCCGGACAGCAAAATACCCACTTGCAAACCAATCACGGTAATCACCGGAATCAGCGCATTACGCAACGCATGAATCACGATAACGCGCCACGGCGCAATCCCTTTGGAGCGGGCAGTACGGATATAATCTTCGCTGAGGACTTCTAACATCGAGGAACGGGTCATCCGGGCAATCACTGCCATCGGAATCGTGCCGAGCACAATACTGGGTAACACAAGGTGAGACACCGCCGAAGTAAACGCGCCTTCTTCGCCGGAGAGGAATGAATCAATCAGCATAAATCCGGTGACGTCATCGATCCAGTAACTGACATCAATACGCCCGGAAACCGGCGTCCACCCCAGCGTGACGGAGAACACCAGCATGAGTAACAATGCCCACCAGAAGATCGGCATCGAATATCCCGTCAATGAGATGGTCATGACGGAATGGTCAAAAATCGTGCCCCGCTTCACGGCGGCAAATATGCCGGCGGGCAACCCGACTAAAATAGCAAAAATTGCGGCACAAAAGGCCAGCTCAACCGTGGCCGGAAATAAATTCAAAAACTCTCGCAGCACCGGTTCTTTGGTAACCAGTGAATGCCCTAAATCACCGTGCACGATCCCTTCCACATAGCGGAAGTACTGAACATATAAAGGTTGGTCAAAACCAAACTGAGCACTCAGTTCTGCATGACGCTCAGCAGAGACCCCCCGTTCTCCGGCCATCACCTCAATCGGATCGCCCGGAATCATGCGGATAAGCGTAAACGTCAGCAGGGTGATCCCGATAAAGGTTGGCACGACCAGACCCAACCGACGAAAAATAAACTGGAACATAAAAAGACAAGCTCTCTGATAATCATAATCATGAGCGACAGTACTCTGCCGTCGCTCTGCACACTGGCTTCTGCTTCCTGAAACCAGTGTGCTGTTTCATGTCAAACGAGGAAGAAATTATTTTTCCAGGCTGACCTGATAGAAGTAATGACCACCAAGCGGATCAATCTTGTAGTTTTTCACTTCTTTGCGGATTGGCTCATAAACCACAGAGTGCGCCACTGTAATCCACGGTGCCTGCTCTTTAAACAGCACTTGCGCCTGCTTGTACAATTTCGTCCGCTCTGCTTTATCAGAGGCACGTCTTGCCTTGATCAAAATGTCGTCAAAGTCTTTGTTACACCACTGAGAACGGTTTGAACCACCGACCGCATCACAGCTCAGCAATACATACAGGAAGTTATCCGGATCACCGTTATCACCGGTCCAGCCCATCAGGAAGGTATCGTGTTCACCTTTCTTGGTCCGGGCCAGATATTCACCCCATTCGTAAGATACGATCTTCGCGTCAACGCCGACTTTCTTCCAGTCTTCCTGAATAACCTCAGCCATCCGGCGGGCATTCGGGTTATAAGGACGAGAGACCGGCATCGCCCAGATATTGGTTTTAAAGCCGTTCGGATAGCCGGCTTCTTTCAGCAACTGTTTGGCTTTCACCGGATCATACGGATAATCCACCACATCATTGTTGTAAGACCACATCGTTGGCGGGATTGGGTTTTTCGCAATTTTACCTGCGCCCTGGAAGACCGCATCGATAATCGCTTTTTTGTTGGTTGCAAGGCTCAGCGCCTGACGAACGCGGTAATCCGTGAACGGTTTTTTCTGGGTATTGAAACCAAGATAACCGACATTCAACCCTTCCTGAGAAAGTACTTTGATGTTTTTATCTTGCTTCATCTGATCCAGATCAGCCGGATTTGGATACGGGATCATGTCACATTCACCCGCTTTCAGCTTGGCATAACGGACTGAAGCATCCGGTGTAATGGAGAAAACCAGACGATCAAGCTTTGATTTACCACGCCAGTAATCTTTAAACGCCACATAACGAATCAGAGAATCTTTCTGATACTGAACCTTAGTGAATGGACCTGTGCCTACCGGGTTAATATCCAGCTGTTCAGGTGTGCCTTTCTTCATCAGAACATCAGCCTGCTCGGCTGAGAAGATCGACGCGAAATCCATCCCCAAATCCGCAAGAAACGGCGCTTCAGGATGGTTCAGGACAAACTTCACCGTGTAGTCATCGACTTTCACGATATCTTTAATCAGAGAGTCCATCCCCATGCCAGTGAAGTATTCATAAGAACCGCCGGAGACTTTGTGATAAGGATGGTTTTTATCCCACTGACGTTTGAATGAGAAAATCACATCGTCCGCATTAAAATCACGGGTTGGTTTGAAGGTTTTATTGGACTGAAATTTCACGCCTTTACGCAGATGGAAGGTATATTCTGTGCCATCTTTGGAAATGTCATAGCTTTCCGCCAGACCCGGTTCCAGTTCTGTCGTTCCCAGCTTAAACTCAACCAAGCGGTTGAACATCGCTTTTGAAGAGGCATCAAATGTGGTGCCGGACGTATAAAACGTCGGGTTAAACCCTTCAGGGCTTCCTTCAGAACAATAAACAAATGTGGTCGCGGCCTGTGCCGAAGACAATGCACCCATCGCCATTAATGCGAGTGAAAGTGACGTTAACCTTTTCTTCATGGTAACTCTCCATTCAGATTCGTTGTGTTTGCAGTATGGTTTTATTATGTTTGCCAGCTCTGTGTGGATAGACACAGTCATGAAAAAAGGGACGGGGTTTTCCGGCGGGAAAAGGCAGAAATATCCTGAAAACGTCTGTCTACTCATCCATGAGCATAGCGAATTAAAGTCAACTCAAAGCTGAGTTTCCTGAATAAAAGCGTATCGGAGAGAACAAAAATAACCAATCGAAATAACGATATGCCTTATACACATATTCAATAACTAACAAAAATCACATTTATTTCAGAGAGTTATATAAGAGGGAGGCGTTTAAAAAAAAGACAGGTCTGAAAATACCTGAGTCATATTCCGGGTGAATGACATCCGTATCATCACCTTACATCGGGTATATTTCAGCTGAATGAAACCGCATCACCGGCTTTGGCGCGATTCATTCTTTTTCATCATGACTATGACTTCTTTTTCACAAAGTAATACACGATCGCAATCACGATCAAAACCGGCAGCCACTTGAACAACATTCCCAGTACGCCAAAGAACAACATGAGCACGATACTCAGTCCGATGGCGACACCAATAGAAACAATCGTCACCCCCATCACAGCCAGTGTTCCGACAAAAACCAGCAACATTAATAACTCATACATGGTGCATTTACTCCTTCAATCATCCAACAGGAAACAAACTCAGCTTTGGTCAGAAAGGGCTGTCGGATATTCCGGTTCAACCGGATTGATTCACGTTAATGCTGCATCATTGCAGAAAACAGGCCAAAACCATGGTAAATTTAAGCGCCTGTTTTTAATAGATAAAAATAATAAATCGTGCGCATTGTGAAATGACATGATACACAGAATGGTCAATTTCACTGAATCTTAGTCAATTTCACACGTCTAATTCGGCAGGAATTTTCTTCAGGGCCGTTTGCAATACTTCAATCCCTGCGCCGGGTTTATGCGCATTTTCACTGATATACCGCCGCCACTGTCGTGCCCCCGGCATGTTCTGGAACAGGCCGATCATATGGCGGGAAATATGCCCCAGATACGCACCGTTCGCTAATTGCGCTTCAATATAAGGATACATGGCTTCAACCACTTCCGAGCGCTTCTTCACTGGTGTCTCCAGCCCGAAGATCTGTTGATCCACTTCCGCCAGCAGATAAGGATTCTGATACGCTTCGCGGCCCACCATCACACCATCGAGGTGCTCTAAATGATTTTTGACATCTGCCAGAGTTTTGACACCACCATTGACCGCAATATTCAGATGGGGAAAATCCTGCTTAATCTGATACGCCCGCGGGTAATCCAGCGGCGGAATTTCGCGGTTTTCCTTCGGGCTTAAACCACTCAGCCAAGCTTTCCGCGCATGAATAGTAAACTGCTCACAACCGCCCTGTTCAGAAACGATGGTAACAAAGTCAGTTAAGAATTCGTACGAATCCTGTTCATCAATCCCAATGCGGGTTTTCACCGTCACAGGAATATCGACCACCGCCTTCATTGCTGCAACGCATTCAGCAACCAGTTGTGGCTCCGCCATCAGGCAAGCGCCAAAGCGGCCATTCTGCACCCGATCAGACGGACAACCGACATTCAGGTTCACCTCATCGTATCCCCGCTCCTGCGCCAGCTTCGCACACACCGCCAGATCCTGCGGATTCGAGCCGCCAAGCTGCAACGCCACCGGATGTTCTTCCTCGTTATACTTCAGAAAATCCCCCCGGCCATGAATAATCGCGCCGGTTGTGATCATTTCGGTATACAGCAATGTTTGGGAAGAAAGCAGACGATGGAAATAGCGACAGTGTCGATCAGTCCAGTCCAACATCGGGGCAACAGAAAAGCGGCTTGCTGAGAACATATTTGATATACCTGTATATTTTTCAACACCTTAGCAAATATTTCACTATGGCAGTATCAGAGCAGTGGTCTTTATTTGAACGCGGATTATACATATCTGGTGAGGGTGGGACAAATAGGAGATTCAGGGTAAGAAACCGGAAAGATCCACGCACGAAACAAGGCAATCATATGATTGTACCTTTGCTGGGTGGCGCGTTTGATATCGTGATGAAACAGCCAAAAGAGAGTGATTTAATCTTTCCCCACAATCCACGTAGTGTCAGACTTTCAGCGGGTCAGAAACAAATAAGGGATTATTGATAAATATGACGCAACTAAGGAAGCAGTAAAGCACTGCCTAAACGCCGTTAGCAATGAACGCCTATCCATGGGATAAAATCACAAAAGAATATATTCATATGCTTTAGGATTTAAGCCTCAAACGTCTCATAACAAAACTACTCACATCCTCTGCCCAGACCAAACCACCTCACTAATAATCTCAAAATCATTACTCATGATCTCATCTTTGGTCAGTTCCCATTTTTCATAAGTGCTGTTGTCACTGACCGCGCTTAACCCATTCTTTGAAAACTGTAGCCGTTTCACCATTAGCTGACCGTCGAAGCGGAAAGCATAAATCCCCGTAAACCGGGGATTTTATACAGACTGTTCAGTCTTAATCTTTAAAGCATGGTAAGCCCTGAGAAAGCCGCCACTCCTTCACGATTTCAACAATCCGCTCTGGCGTCGCATCTGCCGGATCATCCGGATAGTAAATTAAATCTGAGCCATCAGGATGTTCTGTGATTTCTTCAAAATGCTCAATCAGTAAGTCGAGTTCTTCTTCTGTATTTGTATCCGCTTTACATATTTTTCTCAGAAGATCGGTAAACTCAGATTGTGTATATTTTTCTAGTGTTTGTTTTTTAAAACTCATTTATTACCCTTATGAATATCTATATGTCTTTGAGGGGTTAATACTCGCAAGTTATCTACATCATAAACTTTGCCGCCATGTTGAATCTCTTCTACATGATGAATTTCAAACGACTGTCTTTTTCCTACAGAATCCTTTTTTCTGGCTCTCGGAGCATATCCTTTACTCATTCGGTCTATATTGTTTCCAATGAATTGTGTTTTGAGTTGTCTATCTTCCGAAACGGCCAGCCAGAACGCCTTTCTGAACTTATCAAAGCTACTGAACCGTTGTCCTCTGAGCTTATCCGCAATCTGTGACGGAACCGGCGAACCCAGTTCTTCACCGGCTTTTTCCAGCCAGATCCCCGTCATATCTTCACCCTGACCAGTCACAACGCCGGGTTCATCTCTGGCACTGCCTTTAAAGACCACATACAGCGGTGGTAGCCCGGTATCTGCCGGAAAAACCAGAATATAATCTTTCAAATCCGCATCAGCAACCGGGGTGATATAAGTCTTCTCAAACTCTTTACCCTGATCCGCCTGTGGATGTATCCAGATATCATGTGACTCAAGTTCCGGGATCGGGTTCACCAGAATCGGTTGACCACCAAAATCACCCGAAAGCGGCACCCACTCAATCGTGAGCCCTTCTTCCAGTGTGACTTCAAACTTATCGCCGTTTTGTGTCACCGTGCGTTTGGGAATACTGTCACCGTCAACATGATAGCCATATAACTGGCCGGAAGCATCAAAGCCCAGACGGATATTTGTTTTCACCATGTCCTGTTGCCGGATCTCGTCTTCTGTATAAAGTGTCCCATCTCCCATTTTGGTGGGTGCCAGCGCTGCAAGTATGCCTGCCCGGCCAAGCACTTTCATCATCATACCCGGCAGTTCTGCCAGTGCCTGACCTGCAACTCTGGAGAGCACCTGTTCCCCGGTGCGTTCTATCGCCAGTGCGTATGCAGCATACAGCCCGATACCGGACAGGGATTCCCGCTGCATGCCAACCTCACAGGTTCCGTCCGGCACCGTCACCGAACGGGCAAAGCGCTGCGGTACAGTTTTTTTTTCCTCTTCTGTTTCCGGTTTTTCCGGCAGGACGCTTTTCTGCCAGCTCTGCTGTGCTTTTGCCGCCTGTCGTTCCGCCGTTTTTTCTGCCTGAACCATCTCCTTTATCTGCTCTGCATAGCGCTCCGCTGTGCTTAGTGGCGGTGCCATGGCTGCAAGGCTGTTCGCATCAGTCCAGCCATCATAAGCCAGTGTGCCACACGGAAAATGTTCCCACTGTACCCCTTTGTACCGGAAAGTGATCATCTCATGCATATCTTCGCCGGGACTGTGTACTGCATGTGGTGACATGTCTGTCACTTCACAAATGACAGCTTTCTGAAATGCCACCGAATAAAACCGCTCGTAATGACCGCGATCATTCGTCCGGTAAAAATCAATGCTACCCTCAAGATATTCCTTCCTGGCAAACGCTGTCGCCAACAGTGGTGATGCTTTGTCTTTGGGCTTGGTGATCTGAATGCCATCGTGATGCACTCCGTGTTGATTCGGCAGTTTAGACAGAGAATAGTGACAGGCCAGCACCGTGATTTGATCGGTATGCGTTTCCTGATATCGGTTGCCCATCGAGTCTTTGGTATTACAGCCACCAGAAATCAGCCCCTGCTTTGCCCCCTTCAGGGTCAGCCAGGCCACATGTGCCATGTATATGTTCTCCTTTATTGATTATTCATACACACTTTATAAAACAGAGCGCATCCCGCCTGATAAAAGCCCGTGACGGGCTAACCCGTTGAATCACTGAGTGACGGGAAATAAATACGCCGGAGGGAGGAAGGGACGGAATTAATCCGTATCAGAAGACTTACTGAGGTACTCACTGGTTGTAAAGTGTAAAGCCATCATGGCATGATGCCGGACTTTCCTTTGACGGTTTGTGGTGCCAGGCCAAAGTATTTCTGACTGATTTGAAACAATAGCACAACGGCTGATTCATACTCTGCAATCAGAAAAATATGATTCGAATTAGCAAGAAAGCCAATCAACCATGCTTGAAAAACAAACCATTCAATAAAATCAGACAATTCCCCGCCACAACATCTCATCATACAAATAAAATGAAACAAAGTGTATAAATAAATTCATATGAGACTAAAAATAATCTCTTACCAGCAATTTAGGTCACGGGTGAGTTCTATGATTAAAGCTGTAAGTTTTCCGGGTATGCACCTACCCGTTTCCAATCACGATTTTCGCGCATGGCAGGACAAACACAACAGCGGCGGTGATTTTCTGGTGTTTTCTGATATTTTATGGATGCCACCTCAGCCCGGAAAAGAGATTATCCAGTTATGACTATCTTCAAACGACTGATAAAAACAATTGGTGGATTATTACTGCTGACTTTTATTTCGTGGTGGCTGGTTTTGTCGCCCGTGTCTTTTCCGTCTGAAAATGACGCATATTATATCTATAGCAAAGATAAAAAATGGAAAGTTGGCGTTTACTGGGTATCACCAACTTCTCCGGCAGGCTTGTACCAGTTTCTTATGAATAAGCGTTACATTGTACTTTACGATGCGAACGGACATTACATCGGGCAAAGTACACCTTTCTGCTTTATGACATTTGATGAGTCTAATATCTTATTTCCTTCGATCACTGATGATCATAACCTATGGTTTATTCCGGAAACCTGTGACTATACAATACAAGTCAGAAAGCCAGCATGGTGGAGTCAGATCATCCATCAAACCAATCGCATTTTTCATGTAAAACCACCAAAAGGTTTGGAGCTTCATGAATATGGTCAGATAACGACAAAAGCCAGAAAGAGGTTTCCAATCCACACGCTCGCCGTATAATCACACAGTTTAATAAAGCTAAAAGCCAAAGGAAGAACGATGATCACACTCCATCACTTAAACCAATCCCGTTCCAAACGTATTATCTGGTTATTAGAAGAACTGGGCGTCGACTACAACATTCAGGCCTATCAACGTGATACAAAAACTCATCTGGCGCCACCGGAGCTGAAGGCAATTCACCCTCTGGGAAAATCCCCGGTCATAGAAGAAGATGGCGATGTTCTGGCTGAGTCTGGTGCCATTACCGAAACATTGATTGAGCGGTTTGCGCCCGACAAATTAGCACCGCCGCGTGATTCACAAGACTACGCAACGTATCGCCACTGGCTGCACTTTGCAGAAAGCTCAGCCATGGTGCCAACGTTGCTGACGATTTTCCTGTCTATGGAACCCAATGAAACACAGTTTCTGTCAGGTTATGCTGCAACAGAGATGGAAAAAGTCATGGGATATCTGAATCAGGTCCTCGATGGCAAGACCTATTTAGTCGGCGACAAGCTTACCGGTGCCGATATCATGATGTCATTTATTCCTGAACTGCTGGCAAATCTTGGTGAATTGTCCAAATATCCAAACCTGGCCCGATATCACCAGCACCTCTCATCTTTGCCGGGAAATCAGAAGGCCGCCGCCTTAGAAGCGGAGTATGACGCGTGAACGTGAAGCAAATCAAACCATAAGCAGCTGAATTGGTTCGATATTTATATCAAAATAAAAAAGCCTGCACACAGCGGGCTTTTGCATCCATCCTGCAGATAAACACCAGTCAAAGTTTTTACTGCTGACAATATTACAGCGACGGTTTATTTCACAGGCATCTTGTAAATCCGGGTCGCATCACCGTTCAAGTCATACCCGTCTTCAATTCTGGTCCAGCCAAATTTCTCGTACAAACCATCATGATCCGTCACGAGATACATTGTCTGATAATCAGAGCCTGCCAGCTCTTTTTTCGCATGTTCAAAATACAAATTCATCAGTCGCTTTCCCCTGTACGCCGGATCAACATACACACTACACACCCAGGGCGTCAAATCATGACGACTGACAAAATCGTTGATAATCAGTCCGAAGCAACCAATAATTTTTTCCCGATCCAGCATCACGTAAAACTGAGGAATTCCCCCAGGAGCTTGTGGGGAGTGGCTGATTGCATCGTAATAAAAAGCATAGTTCCGTTCAGAGCCCCATTGACGGTGAATATATCTCACCGCTTCTTCCAGTCCACCGTCATAGTCTCTGCAATTCACAATCTGGTACATCTTTACTCCTTTTCCGTATGCAGTTTTTAGCTAAAAGAATGTGCTCAACTCATAAAGAGACGGGCAACAACAACGACACCGCCAATGCCGCCAATCACTCCGGCAGCCAGCGTACTCACTACCACAATCACAGTTTTATCGTAAAGAGGATCTGTAGCCGGCCGACGTATGATATTCACGACCAACAGACTGATGAGCAATCCGGCCACACCACACACCGCAGCCATAATGATGCCCGCAATACCAATCGCCATTCCCACAATCATGCCCCTTGTTTATATTCAATGCATTGATTCAGGTTGGGCATACTAAACGCTCAAGAAGTGAAAGACAAAGAAAACTGAATTGAATGAAATCCGTAAGATCTATTCTTAAAACAACGGAAGAAGAAACCAGCCTCACTACAAAAATCAGCAAAACCGGAGGATTGTAATCAGGCAAAGGGATCCCCTCCTGAGAGACATCCGGATATGGTAAGCTCAGGGACTATACCAAAATGATCTCAAAGCAGCTTTTTCGCCGTATGCACATCAATCATCAGGATATCGATATATCCACCGGTCAGTGCGCCTTTGATTGCAGCCAGTTTATCCATCCCGCCCGCTAATGCGACCACTCTCGGACACGCTTTGATTAAATTCAGATCCATCCCAATCACCGGATCTTCACTTTCATCCAGCACAGGCTGGCCGTTTTCATCATAATAGTGCAGGCAAATATCACCCACTGCGCCACGTTTTGCCAGTTCTTCCAGCATCTCTTCATTGTAATAATTCCCTGAAGAAATCAGCAGGTTGGAGGGCTCAAGCATACCAATTCCCACCAGCGCAAAATCAACCTGCTCAAACATACCAACCACCAGATCGACTTCCTCGGTGTTCAGCAGCATGTTCTTATATTTCACGGTTCGCTCAATACTCTGGGAAGGTAACAGGTGATGCGGGCAATTCAGAAAATGCGCCAGAGAATGCGTCAGCATCGATGCCTGAGCATTGCCGTTCACACCGACCCCGCCCAGCAGCTGAACCACACCTTTCGCTTTGATATTCAGCGGATGAAGCTGCTCAACCATCGCCCGAATCGTGGTACTCCAAGCCGACACACCGACCAGAGAATCAGCCGGCAGCGAGGTTTGCATATAATGCGCAGCCGCAGAACCAATCGCCCGCTTAATGCTGTCATCATCCGCGTTTTCCGGCACATCAACCACAATGGCCTGAGCCAGATTATATTTTCGCTGTAATTCAGCTTCAATATTCAGAAATACATTCGGGGGCTGAACGACACTAATTTTCACGATCCCTTCTTTGACACAGCGGGAAATGGCTCTTGAAACAAACGACTGT carries:
- the dppD gene encoding dipeptide ABC transporter ATP-binding protein; translation: MALLKLENLSVSFGHFRAVDNISYQVEEGEVLGIVGESGSGKSVSSLSVMGLIDYPGKVLAEQLTFDGQDLLSMPEKRRRQLTGDDIAMIFQDPMTSLNPCFTVGYQIMEALKTHQGGSKKALRERAVELLTLVGIPAPESRLKAYPHQLSGGMSQRVMIAMAIACNPRLLIADEPTTALDVTIQAQIIDLLVELQREKQMGLVLITHDLALVAEVAHRVIVMYAGQIVESGPAAEVFAAPKHPYTQALLASLPESASGKARLDALPGVVPGQYDRPQGCLLSPRCPYATERCRQEEPQTQGPVELQVKCHTPLNSEGRPAA
- the dppC gene encoding dipeptide ABC transporter permease DppC, translating into MSTDSTQVNGSAPAPKTPLQEFWFYFSSNRGALAGFCFIVFICLLAIFADVVAPHSPSAQMRDALLLPPAWLDGGNWSYVLGTDDVGRDILSRLIHGTRLSISVGVVAVTASLMIGILMGLVAGYFKGIVDTAIMRIVDIMLAMPSLLLAIAIVAVLGPSIVNAALAISVVSLPHYVRLTRAATLAEMSRDYVTSSRVLGASAMRLMFVCILPNCLAPLIVQATLGFSSAILDMAALGFLGLGAQPPTPEWGSMLADALQFVQRAWWVVTFPGLMILITVLAFNLMGDGLRDALDPKLKQ
- a CDS encoding ABC transporter permease subunit, with the translated sequence MFQFIFRRLGLVVPTFIGITLLTFTLIRMIPGDPIEVMAGERGVSAERHAELSAQFGFDQPLYVQYFRYVEGIVHGDLGHSLVTKEPVLREFLNLFPATVELAFCAAIFAILVGLPAGIFAAVKRGTIFDHSVMTISLTGYSMPIFWWALLLMLVFSVTLGWTPVSGRIDVSYWIDDVTGFMLIDSFLSGEEGAFTSAVSHLVLPSIVLGTIPMAVIARMTRSSMLEVLSEDYIRTARSKGIAPWRVIVIHALRNALIPVITVIGLQVGILLSGAILTETVFAWPGIGKWLIESISRRDYPVVQGGILIVATMIIIVNLLVDIAYGIVNPRIRHSR
- a CDS encoding ABC transporter substrate-binding protein → MKKRLTSLSLALMAMGALSSAQAATTFVYCSEGSPEGFNPTFYTSGTTFDASSKAMFNRLVEFKLGTTELEPGLAESYDISKDGTEYTFHLRKGVKFQSNKTFKPTRDFNADDVIFSFKRQWDKNHPYHKVSGGSYEYFTGMGMDSLIKDIVKVDDYTVKFVLNHPEAPFLADLGMDFASIFSAEQADVLMKKGTPEQLDINPVGTGPFTKVQYQKDSLIRYVAFKDYWRGKSKLDRLVFSITPDASVRYAKLKAGECDMIPYPNPADLDQMKQDKNIKVLSQEGLNVGYLGFNTQKKPFTDYRVRQALSLATNKKAIIDAVFQGAGKIAKNPIPPTMWSYNNDVVDYPYDPVKAKQLLKEAGYPNGFKTNIWAMPVSRPYNPNARRMAEVIQEDWKKVGVDAKIVSYEWGEYLARTKKGEHDTFLMGWTGDNGDPDNFLYVLLSCDAVGGSNRSQWCNKDFDDILIKARRASDKAERTKLYKQAQVLFKEQAPWITVAHSVVYEPIRKEVKNYKIDPLGGHYFYQVSLEK
- a CDS encoding envelope stress response protein PspG, coding for MYELLMLLVFVGTLAVMGVTIVSIGVAIGLSIVLMLFFGVLGMLFKWLPVLIVIAIVYYFVKKKS
- the dusA gene encoding tRNA dihydrouridine(20/20a) synthase DusA — encoded protein: MFSASRFSVAPMLDWTDRHCRYFHRLLSSQTLLYTEMITTGAIIHGRGDFLKYNEEEHPVALQLGGSNPQDLAVCAKLAQERGYDEVNLNVGCPSDRVQNGRFGACLMAEPQLVAECVAAMKAVVDIPVTVKTRIGIDEQDSYEFLTDFVTIVSEQGGCEQFTIHARKAWLSGLSPKENREIPPLDYPRAYQIKQDFPHLNIAVNGGVKTLADVKNHLEHLDGVMVGREAYQNPYLLAEVDQQIFGLETPVKKRSEVVEAMYPYIEAQLANGAYLGHISRHMIGLFQNMPGARQWRRYISENAHKPGAGIEVLQTALKKIPAELDV
- a CDS encoding bacteriocin immunity protein, with the protein product MSFKKQTLEKYTQSEFTDLLRKICKADTNTEEELDLLIEHFEEITEHPDGSDLIYYPDDPADATPERIVEIVKEWRLSQGLPCFKD
- the tssD gene encoding type VI secretion system tube protein TssD, producing the protein MAHVAWLTLKGAKQGLISGGCNTKDSMGNRYQETHTDQITVLACHYSLSKLPNQHGVHHDGIQITKPKDKASPLLATAFARKEYLEGSIDFYRTNDRGHYERFYSVAFQKAVICEVTDMSPHAVHSPGEDMHEMITFRYKGVQWEHFPCGTLAYDGWTDANSLAAMAPPLSTAERYAEQIKEMVQAEKTAERQAAKAQQSWQKSVLPEKPETEEEKKTVPQRFARSVTVPDGTCEVGMQRESLSGIGLYAAYALAIERTGEQVLSRVAGQALAELPGMMMKVLGRAGILAALAPTKMGDGTLYTEDEIRQQDMVKTNIRLGFDASGQLYGYHVDGDSIPKRTVTQNGDKFEVTLEEGLTIEWVPLSGDFGGQPILVNPIPELESHDIWIHPQADQGKEFEKTYITPVADADLKDYILVFPADTGLPPLYVVFKGSARDEPGVVTGQGEDMTGIWLEKAGEELGSPVPSQIADKLRGQRFSSFDKFRKAFWLAVSEDRQLKTQFIGNNIDRMSKGYAPRARKKDSVGKRQSFEIHHVEEIQHGGKVYDVDNLRVLTPQRHIDIHKGNK
- a CDS encoding DUF6402 family protein — protein: MIKAVSFPGMHLPVSNHDFRAWQDKHNSGGDFLVFSDILWMPPQPGKEIIQL